The genomic window CGACCCCCGGCCGCGGGGCGACAGCCGAATCCCGGGCCACCAGGGCCTGTCGGCCGAGCGGAACGGGCACGAACGGGCACAGCCCGCTTCGCGAAGAAGCTGGTCGAACAGCCGTTCCTGCTTGTACAAACAATGCGTGGGCCCGAACGGACGCCGGGGCCAACCAGATTCCGTACCTAGCGCAAGGATGGTGGCGTGGGCACCGAGGAACGCCGACGAGCAATTCTCGAGACGGCCCGAGAGGAGGGCGCGGTCGAGGTGAACCTCCTCGCCGAGCGGTTCCAGGTGGCCAGGGAGACCATCAGGCGTGACCTGCACACCCTGGAGGAACACGGCCTCGTGCGGCGCACGCACGGAGGCGCCTACCCGGTGGAGAGCGCCGGCTTCGAGACCACCCTGGCCATGCGCACCACACACCACGTACCGCAGAAGTCCCGGATCGCGACGGCCGCCGCCGAGCTGCTCGGCGACGCCGAGACGGTCTTCGTCGACGAGGGCTTCACGCCGCAGCTGATAGCCGAAGCCCTGCCGAAGGACCGGCAGTTGACCGTCGTGACCGCTTCACTCGCCGTCGCGACGATCCTCGCGGACACCGAGAAGACCGCCGTACTCCTCCTCGGCGGACGCGTCCGGGGCGGCACCATGGCGACCGTCGACCACTGGGCCACACGCATGCTCGCCGACTTCGTCATCGACCTCGCCTACGTCGGTGCGAACGGCATCTCCCGCCAGTACGGGCTGACCACTCCCGACCCGGCCGTCGGCGAGGTCAAGGCGCAGGCCATGCGCAGTGCCCGCCGTCGCGTCTTCGCCGGGGTCCACACGAAGTTCGGGGCGGTCAGTTTCTGCCGCTTCGCGGGCGTCGGCGACTTCGAGGCCGTCATCACCGACACCGGCCTGCCGTCCGCGGAGGCCCAGCGTTACTCGCTCCTCGGCCCGAACGTCATCCGCGTCTGACAGCCGGCGGGCGCCGCCCGCACCCCATCGTCCCCGCCTCCGTCAGGGGGCAGGAGGGCGGCCCCGCCGTGCCCCGAACCGCCCGGAGCACCGGACGGCCACAGCTTCGATGTACGAGCCGCTACGACCGATCAGGAGAACTCATGCCCCACCAGCAACGGCGCCGTGGGACCCGCGCGCGTGCGTTCGCGGGCACGGCAGCCATGGCACTCCTCGCCGCCGGATGCGCCGGAGCAGGCGGCACCGCGTTCGGAGGAGGTGACGCACTGAACGTACTCATGGTGAACAACCCGCAGATGGTCCAGCTGCAGAAACTCACCGCGGAGCACTTCACCGAGGAGACCGGCATCAAGGTCCACTTCACCGTGCTCCCCGAGAACGACGTCCGCGACAAGATCAGCCAGGACTTCTCCAACCAGGCCGGCCAGTACGACGTGGGGACCATCAGCAACTTCGAGGTGCCCTTCTTCGCGAAGAACGACTGGCTGCACCCGCTCGACACCTACGCCGAGCAGGACACCGCCTTCGACCAGGACGACATCCTCGAACCGCTGCGCGACTCGCTCACCGCCGAGGGCAGGCTCTACGCCGAACCCTTCTACGGCGAGTCGTCCTTCCTCATGTACCGC from Streptomyces sp. NBC_01341 includes these protein-coding regions:
- a CDS encoding DeoR/GlpR family DNA-binding transcription regulator: MGTEERRRAILETAREEGAVEVNLLAERFQVARETIRRDLHTLEEHGLVRRTHGGAYPVESAGFETTLAMRTTHHVPQKSRIATAAAELLGDAETVFVDEGFTPQLIAEALPKDRQLTVVTASLAVATILADTEKTAVLLLGGRVRGGTMATVDHWATRMLADFVIDLAYVGANGISRQYGLTTPDPAVGEVKAQAMRSARRRVFAGVHTKFGAVSFCRFAGVGDFEAVITDTGLPSAEAQRYSLLGPNVIRV